Below is a genomic region from Bacteroidota bacterium.
CGCCGGCGGTGGTGGCGGTTCGGCGCAGACGACTGACTCGCCCAACAAGCATGGCCAAGCTGGCCAATCGGGTGGACTAGGCGCAGCTGGTGGCGGCGCCGGTGGCACGGGCGGCAACGGCGGGGCCATCGGCCCAAGCGGATTCCAATCGGGTGCAGGCGGTGGCTTGCTCACGAATGGCACGAACGGCTGGACGACCAATACAGGCGGATTGGCATTTGTAAATGGCGGCAGCGGCGGCACCGCCAACAGCCTTGCAAGAGGCGGCTTTGGCGGCGGCGGATCGGGTTCGTCTTACGTCGTCGGCGGCGCAGGTGGCGGATATTCCGGCGGTGGCTCCGGTGGCAACAGTTCCGCTGGCGTCGGTGGCGGTGGCGGCTCTTACAATGCAGGAACCAATCCCGTCAGCACCAGTGGCGTTCGCACCGGTCACGGGCAGGTCGTCATTACCTGGTAAAAAATCCTAATACAAAACGGCGCGAAAATGGAGTCAAAACTCTGTTTTTGCGCCGTTTCGCATTCGAAGGGATTGGGTGTGTAACAATCCGGGGGAGTCGGCGCCATACTTCCGCACGGATCTGAACGTTTGCCTTTGGCGTAGGAGGTATGAAGTTTTTGATTAGGAACGCTTTTCGCCGGAGGCAAATGTTCGATGTCCTGCGGCAGGATGCCGCGGACTCAAAGACGAATTCAACACGCAACTTGATTCGGCAAATTAGCTTCGCTGATCTAAAGATTCTGTAAATTCTGCTCATGATGTTGCCCAGTGATCCAAAACGACCGTGGCTTGCGTAAATACCTTGCGGAAAGTAGGATTATTAAAGTATTTGAAAGATGGATCGACTCCTTGAAAATCAAAAAGGCATTCAGTTTTGGGTAGAAATGCTGATTCCGGTTAATTACCTTAGCGACGAACGCAGTCTCCGCAAGGCACGGCTGTTGGTGCTCTTTTACCTTTCGACGGCGATTTTTTTGGGCGCCTTTGCGGCCTTGTACCATTTGGTCGGGTATTCTTTGGGCGTTTGGGCCTGCACCTACGGTGCCGCGGTGGTTCCATTGCTCCTTTTTGTCTTTCACCGCAGCGGAAGTTTTGGCATCACAACGGCGGTCTTCGACTTCAATGCCATTGTCATGTTTTCCATCCTGATTTACGGAACGGGCGGCATCAATTCGAGCATCGTCCCGTGGTTGGCGATCGTCCCGGCTTCTGGATTTGTCTTTTACGGCTGGAGACGCGGCTTGATGATGTCACTGGTTTGCTTGATCGAAATAGTCATACTCTACGTTTTGAAGGCCAAGGGAATGGAGCTCCCCAGACTATATGACCTTCAATACACGCAGCTACTGAATTTGATTGTCCAGCTTGGTCTGATGGCCTATATTTTTATGATTTTGCTGATTTATGAGGTCTCCAGAGAACGCACCATTCGACAGCTCGACGAATTGAATGCCGACCTTGCCTACCGCAAGCTTGAAGTGGAGCTGCAAAGGGAGGCATTGCGCGAGAGCAATACCCGCATCGTCAACACCAACGCCAACTTGGAATTGAAGGTCGCCTCCCGAACGGAGAAATTGCAGCAGGCTAAAAAGGAACTTGATACCTTTCTCTACGAAGCTGCGCATGCCCTGCGGCGGCCCGTAGCACGGATTATGGGGCTGGTTTCGATTTTGCGGTCCGAGCCTGAGAATATCCCCACAGCATTGGCGATGCAGGACCATATCGACCGCAGCACGGCGCTGATGGACCAAATGTTGCATAAACTCATTCTCGTAAGCGAAATTGACGGTCGCACATCCACGACGGAAAACATTGAGGTCCTGAACTTTTGCAACGCGATTCTCGCGGACCGGATGACGGAAACCCAGAAGTCAGAAAGTGGCCTTCAGGTTGAAATTTCCGCGGATCTCATGGTCAATGCGGATCCGTTTTTTTTGCTCCGTGTGGCCTTCGAAAATGTGCTTGACAATGCCCTCCAATACTCCGCAAAAACGGGAAGAAAGCCGGAAATTTGCATTGCAGCGACTAAGGAAGACGGTGAAATATTGCTTCAAATCACAGACAACGGTCTCGGCATTCCAGCCACAGAAATCGGCCGTGTCACCGAGATGTTTTTCCGTGCAACCGAAAAAGTTCCCGGCGGAGGTCTGGGGCTTTACCTTGTACAGAAATCGCTCGATAAAATGGGCGGAACAATGCTCATTTCCAGCGAATTGGGCGTCGGAACGGTTGTGGAGTTGAGGTTTATGAATGGCTAGCCTATTCCGCAAGTGATTGCAAAAATGCTCAGGTCTTCGCTGTCGCAGCGGCAATGCAATGCAGGACCTTTTGGGGATCACATCCATTCAATCCAGCACCCCATGCCGAATTGAATTCAAGCATAAACCATCCCAAATCAGGATTGAACGCTAGATCAACTACGTAGGTGCGAGGCAAGTCGCTTGCATGCGCTTGCGCAAAGGCGGAGACCAGCAATTCGGCTTCTGCCAAATCGCCTTCCCCTTCATAAATCGCGGAAGCTTGAACCTCACCATCCAAAACAAAAAACCGTGACTCCGCAGAAATCTCCACCTTTTCAGAAGTCAAAACAGCTTCCTTGCCCGGCAAATCCAAAGTAGCTGCCTGCAATTCCGAAAGGCTTTGGTACACGGCTGCTACGAATTGTTTTGGAATGACCGGCTTCACAAACAAGGGAAAATCGCTTTCCACCAGTTCGGCAAGATCGCGCTGCAATACTGTGCGTTTCGTCCATTCCTTGGAAATGCGCCCGATCAAGGCATCGTCCGGCGAAAGCAATTTCAATCCCAACACCTGCGCCAAAACTTGGGCAAAGGTATCGTTGCCGTAAATCGCCACAGCTTCATTGTCGGCCAAGTCCGGCTTCACCCAAAACTTCTCGACGCGTCGCACGCGCCCACCTGCGGCCTCCCATGCTTGCGCGACGCGATCCCTTTCCTCATCGGATTTGGCTGGAGTCAACAATGTTGTCGCATTCTTCATTCCGCTGAATTATTCCGGCAAAACTTGCCCCAACAACCGCGCCTGTTTGATGTAAATCTGAAAGCCGCCCTCGCGGCGCCGCACGACTTTGAATTCAATGTCGACGCCGTAACGGATCTTTCCGTATTGCGGCGCACGCGCCTTGAAATCACGATGCACTTGGACGGCCAAGTCTTTCAATTCCAGCAGGGTAGCGGCGAGCGAATCCTGCAAAAAGACATCGTGGAGATTGCTTTTGGACTCGATGGAATATTTCGTGGCGGATGAATTCTTGAAAACCAGCGCTTCAGGCACCTGCCCACCTTCTGGATTGGTGACCGCAGCCTCCCCGAATTGCGAATTGAC
It encodes:
- a CDS encoding HAMP domain-containing histidine kinase, which encodes MDRLLENQKGIQFWVEMLIPVNYLSDERSLRKARLLVLFYLSTAIFLGAFAALYHLVGYSLGVWACTYGAAVVPLLLFVFHRSGSFGITTAVFDFNAIVMFSILIYGTGGINSSIVPWLAIVPASGFVFYGWRRGLMMSLVCLIEIVILYVLKAKGMELPRLYDLQYTQLLNLIVQLGLMAYIFMILLIYEVSRERTIRQLDELNADLAYRKLEVELQREALRESNTRIVNTNANLELKVASRTEKLQQAKKELDTFLYEAAHALRRPVARIMGLVSILRSEPENIPTALAMQDHIDRSTALMDQMLHKLILVSEIDGRTSTTENIEVLNFCNAILADRMTETQKSESGLQVEISADLMVNADPFFLLRVAFENVLDNALQYSAKTGRKPEICIAATKEDGEILLQITDNGLGIPATEIGRVTEMFFRATEKVPGGGLGLYLVQKSLDKMGGTMLISSELGVGTVVELRFMNG
- a CDS encoding ATP-grasp domain-containing protein gives rise to the protein MKNATTLLTPAKSDEERDRVAQAWEAAGGRVRRVEKFWVKPDLADNEAVAIYGNDTFAQVLAQVLGLKLLSPDDALIGRISKEWTKRTVLQRDLAELVESDFPLFVKPVIPKQFVAAVYQSLSELQAATLDLPGKEAVLTSEKVEISAESRFFVLDGEVQASAIYEGEGDLAEAELLVSAFAQAHASDLPRTYVVDLAFNPDLGWFMLEFNSAWGAGLNGCDPQKVLHCIAAATAKT